The Littorina saxatilis isolate snail1 linkage group LG13, US_GU_Lsax_2.0, whole genome shotgun sequence genome contains a region encoding:
- the LOC138945763 gene encoding peptidyl-prolyl cis-trans isomerase NIMA-interacting 4-like yields MPPKNKGGGAKGGGGGKGGGKSKGAEGGGDSSGKSAKGGTAVKVRHILCEKQSKALEAIEKLKSGMKFNEVASQYSEDKARSGGDLGWMTRGSMVGPFQEAAFELQNSTTNNPIYTDPPVKTKHGYHVIMVEGKK; encoded by the exons ATGCCTCCTAAAAACAAAGGAGGAGGGGCGAAAGGTGGAGGAGGTGGTAAAGGGGGCGGCAAGTCTAAGGGGgcagagggagggggagacagTTCAGGAAAATCGGCGAAAGGAGGCACTGCTGTCAAG GTTCGCCATATTCTATGTGAAAAGCAGTCCAAAGCTTTGGAGGCCATTGAGAAACTGAAGAGTGGGATGAAATTCAATGAAGTTGCGTCGCAATACAGTGAAGACAAAGCTCGCTCTGGG GGTGACCTTGGCTGGATGACACGAGGAAGCATGGTGGGACCTTTCCAAGAAGCAGCGTTCGAGCTTCAAAACAGCACCACCAACAACCCCATCTACACAGACCCACCCGTCAAGACAAAGCATGGCTACCACGTCATTATGGTGGAGGGGAAGAAGTGA